Proteins co-encoded in one Arachis hypogaea cultivar Tifrunner chromosome 13, arahy.Tifrunner.gnm2.J5K5, whole genome shotgun sequence genomic window:
- the LOC112736858 gene encoding HVA22-like protein k, producing MALHTQVVGLAQLLCPLNSNIVLKTACCSIGIVIPVYSTFKAIESKDQNDQHKWLLYWAAYGSFSVAEMFAEKLLSWFPLYYHMKFAFLVWLQLPTINGAKQLYTDHLRPFLLRHQARLDHVVDVVYGEMSKFVIAHQVEFQLARSLLMNILVTANQMVRSIILPARREPNHIEGPKGPPVQDSESDEE from the exons ATGGCTCTTCACACCCAG GTTGTTGGGTTGGCACAGCTTCTTTGCCCTCTTAATTCCAACATTGTTCTCAAAACAGCATG CTGTTCTATAGGGATTGTGATACCCGTTTACTCTACCTTTAAGGCTATTGAGAGTAAAGACCAAAATGACCAGCACAAGTGGTTATTGTATTGGGCAG CTTATGGATCTTTTAGTGTAGCAGAAATGTTTGCAGAAAAGTTACTTTCCTG GTTTCCACTCTATTACCACATGAAGTTTGCATTTCTTGTTTGGCTACAGCTTCCCACTATTAAT GGTGCAAAACAACTCTACACGGATCATTTGCGTCCATTCCTGTTAAGGCATCAAGCTAGACTTGATCATGTTGTCGACGTTGTGTATGGTGAAATG AGTAAATTTGTCATTGCACACCAGGTGGAATTCCAACTTGCAAGATCTCTACTAATGAACATTTTAGTGACAG CAAATCAAATGGTTAGGAGTATCATTCTACCGGCTAGAAGGGAACCAAATCATATCGAAGGACCGAAGGGGCCACCGGTTCAGGATTCTGAATCAGACGAAGAGTGA